In Dunckerocampus dactyliophorus isolate RoL2022-P2 chromosome 14, RoL_Ddac_1.1, whole genome shotgun sequence, one DNA window encodes the following:
- the LOC129194296 gene encoding uncharacterized protein LOC129194296 produces the protein MKPATDPTLVGITKTGAPRGSPQSPPAQGDQQGATERQPQPETVHRQAGGEPTPKTGERTHPARADGHQGPHTSEPRATPANWNKACPRLGAPATHPHAPPRNGGGSSGGLTSMYLRSALWFLESGCDSAHEQKLLFKMLTPPELGRATGPLQLCLDADRPQTRNTLAQQHGLSLAVYTRKLTGCQCHTHRGREWSRDSASDALSLIYWQILHALFCNFSNGLCLWSV, from the exons ATGAAACCGGCCACCGACCCCACGCTGGTGGGCATAACCAAGACCGGCGCCCCAAGAGGCAGCCCACAAAGCCCCCCCGCCCAAggagaccagcaaggggccacaGAGAGGCAACCCCAACCAGAAACAGTGCACCGGCAGGCCGGAGGAGAGCCAACCCCCAAGACCGGTGAGAGAACGCACCCCGCAAGGGCAGACGGGCACCAGGGGCCACACACCAGCGAGCCCAGAGCCACCCCCGCCAACTGGAATAAAGCTTGCCCACGGCTGGGAGCGCCAGCCACCCACCCCCACGCCCCGCCCAGGAACGGAGGAGGTAGCTCTGGAGGGCTGACCTCGATGTACCTGaggagtgcat TATGGTTCCTGGAAAGCGGCTGTGACAGTGCTCATGAACAAAAGCTGTTATTTAAG ATGCTGACACCTCCTGAGCTGGGCAGAGCTACTGGACCCCTGCAGCTGTGCCTC GACGCTGACAGACCGCAAACACGTAACACCCTGGCACAGCAACATG gaTTATCGCTTGCTGTTTATACACGCAAACTAACAGGTTGCcaatgtcacacacacagagggagagaaTGGAGCAGAGACAGCGCTTCTGATGCACTTTCTCTGATATACTGGCAAATTCTTCATGCTCTTTTCTGTAATTTTAGCAACGGCCTGTGTCTTTGGTCTGTGTAG